Proteins encoded by one window of Sediminicoccus rosea:
- a CDS encoding bifunctional [glutamine synthetase] adenylyltransferase/[glutamine synthetase]-adenylyl-L-tyrosine phosphorylase codes for MNETRPLYDPQAILLLRARLAEGDAAQQALAAREDAAPLLDVLAAHSPYLSDLCWAEAPSLLRLLDRGAEDAMRCALEPLTKADPAAPREAVMSLLRRAKRQGALVAAAADLAGLWPLDRVTGALSDLADLTIDFACAHLLLEAARRGQIKLARTKGEPRQITKGSGLIVLGMGKLGGRELNYSSDIDLLLLHDPDGASYHEEYGAAPYIRIARDLVRLMEERTSEGYVFRTDLRLRPDPAATPLCVSVPMALSYYESLGQNWERAAMIKARPVAGDRAAGEAFLRELRPFVWRRHLDFAAVADIHSIKRQIHLHKAERGAGGEIAVAGHDVKLGRGGIREIEFTVQVLQLIWGGRDPALRDPTTLGALSLLAAAGKMDRRAAADLADAYVFLRNTEHRLQMVHDRQTHRLPEEPEELARIASFMGYPDTAGFAEALTAHQRRVQGHYSHLFEAAPRLTAPEAAGNLVFTGVEDDPETLQSLRGLGFREASSIAAMVRGWHHGRPRATRSERARELLTELMPALLAAFGRQREPEAAIARFDRLLGQLSAGVQFLSLLHRNPRLMDRLASLLGAAPQLADHLARRPSALEGLLAGSYAAPGEKPLAALPALLREARDLEDALEATRRLVTERIFEVDAAELEGRMDADSSGEARSAVGEAAICALLPAVERDFARRFGRVPGGQFAVLALGKLGGREMLPNSDLDLIFIYEHEAETEGSEGGQRSLAPSEYFIRLSHQVVAALTTPGRDGRAFEVDMRLRPSGNKGPVAVRLSAFARYHAEEAWTWERMALTRARVIAGPSALTRRIEAALDAALTEPRDAAAVLKDAALMRGRMLRELPADGPWDLKAMPGGLVEVEFIAQALTVAHAAEHPRLLRRTTRLVLGELGRAGLIEEREAATLIQAERLWRALLGLLRLTVGKWREPGLPVTVEEALRHGAGTLVHEEIQSLSHLRDVMQGHAEAVRASFLRHVGTLS; via the coding sequence ATGAACGAAACGAGGCCCCTCTACGATCCCCAGGCGATTCTCCTGCTCCGCGCGCGCCTTGCCGAGGGCGACGCCGCCCAGCAGGCGCTGGCCGCGCGCGAGGATGCCGCACCCCTGCTCGACGTGCTGGCGGCGCACAGCCCCTATCTCAGCGACCTCTGCTGGGCCGAGGCGCCGAGCCTGCTCCGCCTGCTCGACCGTGGCGCGGAGGACGCCATGCGATGCGCGCTGGAGCCGCTGACCAAGGCGGACCCGGCTGCCCCACGCGAGGCGGTGATGAGCCTGCTGCGCCGGGCCAAGCGCCAGGGCGCGCTGGTGGCGGCGGCGGCGGACCTGGCCGGCCTCTGGCCGCTCGACCGCGTGACCGGCGCGCTGAGCGACCTCGCCGACCTGACCATCGATTTCGCCTGCGCCCACCTGCTGCTGGAGGCCGCGCGACGCGGCCAGATCAAGCTGGCCCGCACCAAGGGCGAGCCCCGCCAGATCACGAAGGGCTCGGGCCTCATCGTGCTGGGCATGGGAAAGCTCGGTGGGCGCGAACTGAACTACTCCTCGGATATCGACCTCTTGTTGCTGCATGACCCGGACGGGGCTTCCTATCACGAAGAATACGGCGCGGCGCCCTATATCCGGATCGCGCGGGACCTGGTGCGGTTGATGGAGGAACGCACGAGCGAGGGCTACGTCTTCCGCACCGACCTGCGGTTGCGGCCAGACCCTGCGGCGACCCCGCTCTGCGTGAGCGTGCCCATGGCCCTCTCCTACTATGAGAGCCTCGGCCAGAACTGGGAACGCGCTGCGATGATCAAGGCGCGGCCGGTGGCTGGCGACCGTGCGGCAGGCGAAGCCTTCCTGCGGGAGTTGCGCCCCTTCGTCTGGCGGCGTCACCTCGATTTCGCGGCCGTCGCCGACATCCATTCCATCAAGCGGCAAATCCATCTGCACAAGGCCGAACGCGGCGCTGGGGGCGAGATTGCCGTGGCCGGGCACGACGTCAAGCTTGGGCGTGGCGGCATCCGCGAGATCGAGTTCACCGTGCAGGTGCTCCAGCTCATCTGGGGCGGTCGCGACCCCGCGCTGCGCGACCCGACGACGCTGGGCGCGCTGTCCCTTCTGGCGGCCGCCGGCAAGATGGACCGCCGCGCCGCCGCCGACCTGGCCGACGCCTATGTCTTCCTGCGCAACACCGAGCACCGGCTGCAGATGGTGCATGACCGGCAGACCCACCGCCTGCCGGAGGAACCGGAGGAACTGGCGCGCATCGCGAGCTTCATGGGCTACCCGGACACGGCGGGCTTCGCCGAGGCGCTGACCGCGCACCAGCGCCGCGTGCAGGGCCATTACAGCCACCTCTTCGAGGCGGCCCCCCGGCTGACCGCGCCCGAGGCCGCGGGCAACCTCGTCTTCACCGGCGTCGAGGATGACCCGGAGACGCTGCAGAGCCTGCGCGGCCTCGGCTTCCGAGAGGCGTCCTCCATCGCCGCCATGGTGCGCGGCTGGCACCATGGCCGCCCGCGCGCGACGCGCAGCGAGCGCGCGCGCGAATTGCTCACCGAGCTGATGCCCGCCCTGCTCGCCGCCTTCGGGCGCCAGCGCGAACCCGAGGCCGCCATCGCCCGCTTCGACCGGCTGCTGGGCCAGCTTTCGGCCGGGGTGCAGTTCCTCTCGCTGCTGCACCGCAACCCGCGGCTGATGGACCGGCTGGCCTCGTTGCTCGGCGCCGCACCGCAGCTGGCCGACCACCTCGCCCGCCGCCCCTCGGCGCTGGAGGGGCTGCTCGCCGGCAGCTATGCGGCGCCTGGCGAGAAGCCGCTCGCTGCCCTGCCCGCCCTGCTGCGCGAGGCGCGGGACCTGGAGGATGCGCTGGAAGCGACGCGCCGCCTCGTCACAGAGCGGATCTTCGAGGTGGATGCGGCCGAGCTGGAAGGCCGGATGGATGCGGATTCCAGCGGCGAGGCGCGCAGCGCGGTGGGTGAGGCCGCGATCTGCGCCCTGCTGCCCGCCGTCGAGCGCGACTTCGCCCGCCGCTTCGGCCGGGTGCCGGGCGGCCAGTTCGCCGTGCTCGCGCTGGGCAAGCTCGGCGGGCGCGAGATGCTGCCCAATTCCGACCTGGACCTGATCTTCATCTACGAGCACGAGGCAGAGACGGAGGGCAGCGAAGGCGGCCAGCGCTCGCTCGCCCCTTCGGAATACTTCATCCGCCTCTCGCACCAGGTGGTGGCGGCCCTCACCACGCCGGGCCGGGATGGCCGCGCCTTCGAGGTGGACATGCGGCTGCGCCCCTCGGGCAACAAGGGCCCGGTCGCCGTCCGCCTCTCCGCCTTCGCCCGCTACCACGCCGAGGAGGCCTGGACCTGGGAGCGCATGGCGCTGACCCGCGCGCGCGTGATCGCCGGGCCGTCAGCGCTGACGCGCCGCATCGAGGCCGCGCTGGATGCCGCGCTGACCGAGCCGCGCGATGCGGCGGCCGTGCTGAAGGACGCCGCCCTGATGCGCGGGCGCATGCTGCGCGAATTGCCCGCCGACGGCCCCTGGGACCTCAAGGCCATGCCGGGCGGGCTGGTGGAGGTGGAGTTCATCGCCCAGGCCCTGACGGTGGCGCATGCAGCGGAGCATCCGCGCCTGCTCCGCCGCACGACGCGGCTCGTGCTTGGCGAATTGGGCCGCGCCGGGCTGATCGAGGAGCGCGAGGCAGCGACGCTGATCCAGGCCGAACGGCTCTGGCGCGCGCTGCTCGGCCTGCTGCGGCTCACCGTCGGCAAGTGGAGGGAACCCGGCCTGCCGGTCACGGTGGAGGAGGCGCTGCGCCACGGCGCGGGCACGCTGGTGCATGAGGAGATCCAGAGCCTCTCCCACCTGAGGGATGTGATGCAGGGCCATGCCGAGGCGGTGCGCGCGAGCTTCCTGCGCCATGTCGGCACCCTGAGCTGA
- a CDS encoding ABC transporter permease, with translation MRAGLVLLALLVLAALAAPLAAAALGHDPFLPDLFNRFAPPSALHPLGTDELGRDLLLRLLEGARVSLAVGLLAALAATVIGTLVGLMAAWRGGIWDAVLMRLADGLLALPALPLLVILAALDPAVVGLPRGEAGADILRIAVLLAAFGWVGVARLVRATALSVLARDFVRAARAMGVSEGRVLWRHVLPELAAPIAIATALAVGGAVLAESTLSFLGLGIAPPAPSWGNMLANAQELVFQAPLAALWPGLAILLTVLGCNLVADGVARWR, from the coding sequence GTGAGGGCGGGCCTCGTCTTGCTGGCCCTGCTGGTGCTGGCCGCGCTCGCCGCGCCGCTCGCCGCTGCCGCGCTCGGCCATGATCCCTTCCTGCCGGACCTCTTCAACCGCTTCGCGCCGCCCAGCGCCCTGCATCCCCTCGGCACCGACGAACTGGGGCGGGACCTGCTGCTGCGCCTGCTCGAAGGCGCCCGCGTCTCGCTGGCCGTGGGGCTGCTCGCGGCCCTTGCCGCGACGGTGATCGGCACGCTGGTGGGCCTGATGGCCGCCTGGCGCGGTGGCATCTGGGATGCGGTGCTGATGCGCCTGGCCGATGGACTCCTGGCGCTGCCCGCGCTGCCGCTGCTGGTGATCCTCGCGGCGCTCGACCCCGCCGTGGTGGGCCTGCCGCGCGGCGAGGCGGGGGCCGACATCCTGCGCATCGCCGTGCTGCTCGCCGCCTTCGGCTGGGTCGGCGTCGCGCGGCTTGTGCGGGCCACGGCACTGTCGGTGCTGGCGCGGGACTTCGTGCGCGCGGCCCGCGCCATGGGCGTCTCGGAAGGGCGCGTGCTGTGGCGCCATGTGCTGCCGGAACTGGCTGCCCCCATCGCCATCGCCACGGCGCTCGCCGTCGGCGGTGCCGTGCTGGCCGAGAGCACGCTGAGCTTCCTCGGCCTCGGCATCGCGCCCCCCGCGCCCTCCTGGGGGAACATGCTGGCCAATGCGCAGGAGCTGGTGTTCCAGGCGCCGCTGGCCGCGCTCTGGCCGGGCCTCGCCATCCTGCTGACGGTGCTGGGCTGCAACCTCGTGGCCGATGGCGTCGCGCGCTGGCGCTAG
- a CDS encoding ABC transporter permease translates to MIRLLLSRLAQIAVTAAILSFCAFMLIALMPGDPIDLAIAGDPRLSAEDAARLRALHGLDQPMMARYLAWAGAVLEGRFGHSRLFAQPVAALLWPALLSSLELLGLALLLAAGLGITLGALAAVRPRTAPFVQGLALVAQAVPSFWLGILLIILFAVQLGWLPAGGEDGWQYLVLPVATLCFANLAAYARHAAAAFAAALQEPHIRTARAKGAGERRILLHHALPNAGVPLLTIAALDAGALVSGALITETIFARPGMGKLIYDAVMGNDFNLSLLALLVVAIVTMLATLAADLAQRWLDPRLA, encoded by the coding sequence ATGATCCGGCTGCTGCTCTCGCGCCTCGCGCAGATCGCGGTGACGGCGGCCATCCTCTCCTTCTGCGCCTTCATGCTCATCGCCCTCATGCCGGGCGACCCGATCGACCTTGCCATCGCCGGCGATCCGCGCCTCTCGGCCGAGGATGCGGCGCGGCTGCGCGCGCTGCATGGGCTCGATCAGCCGATGATGGCCCGCTACCTCGCCTGGGCCGGGGCGGTGCTGGAGGGGCGCTTCGGCCATTCGCGCCTCTTCGCCCAACCGGTGGCGGCGCTCTTGTGGCCGGCGCTGCTGAGTTCCCTGGAACTGCTCGGCCTTGCCCTGCTGCTGGCGGCCGGGCTTGGCATCACGCTCGGCGCGCTGGCGGCGGTGCGGCCGCGGACGGCGCCCTTCGTGCAGGGCCTGGCGCTGGTGGCCCAGGCGGTGCCCTCCTTCTGGCTCGGAATCCTGCTGATCATCCTCTTCGCCGTGCAACTCGGCTGGCTGCCGGCGGGCGGCGAGGATGGATGGCAATACCTGGTGCTGCCGGTGGCCACGCTCTGCTTTGCCAATCTCGCCGCCTATGCGCGGCATGCCGCCGCCGCCTTCGCGGCCGCGCTGCAGGAGCCGCATATCCGCACCGCCCGCGCCAAGGGGGCGGGCGAGCGGCGCATCCTGCTGCACCACGCCTTGCCCAATGCCGGCGTGCCGCTGCTGACCATCGCGGCGCTCGATGCGGGCGCGCTGGTTTCGGGCGCGCTGATCACCGAGACCATCTTCGCGCGCCCCGGCATGGGCAAGCTGATCTACGACGCGGTGATGGGCAATGATTTCAACCTGTCGCTGCTCGCGCTGCTGGTTGTCGCCATCGTCACCATGCTGGCGACGCTGGCGGCGGATCTCGCGCAGCGCTGGCTCGACCCGAGGCTGGCGTGA
- a CDS encoding AsmA-like C-terminal region-containing protein, translating to MSAGQAPRRHWPLALRLGLGLLAALPLLAGLALGVFAWRLSADPVASSFLARQIEAGVNLPGHRLRVEIGRATIAWQGWHGEGAPIDIRLSDVILRDAAGRERGHLPEASVTLALGPLLRGVLAPSSIEMHGPSLTIRRDTEGGIALDSGPDAAPAVPEAEPHASQEGFAEILNDLMRPPEDRLRHTSFRRIRVTGGSVTVRDELLGLDWALRDPIMDLRRLPAGGIDADGEATLQVNGVDIPVHVTASVVGAPLRFSVGFDLPVLRPSEVASLLPPLGPLAILNAPVAIRASADFDAAGRNTGFGLALAAEEGGDLQLTPGSRLPFQRLTARMAGTDTRMALEEARLELPGGRGATLEADGDLRRTEGGWVGELRASLDRLDIAELPALWPAELAPEAREALSVAIPRGLLRETSLRIGLAAGTELSGWRATEGRIAGGASDLRLVLPAGGTVAIESASFHAMASAEAMAIETLTLRLPAPGGTSTVEASGQARLEAGRWRGGLDLALDRISLADLPQLWPQGVAEGARDWITSNITAGEASGGRWRIEAESAPGFVDAALTGLSGTAELRQTTVYWLRPMPPVRGLQGRAQFGLTEITVQAAGGRLDNAAGQPGGIELKASTLRFLLPRGGTASTEMAIQLAGPVTETVAVLRHPRLRLFERRPFPVQAAGGSLEGRLNIAFPMVAHLTMDMVRLGAEAKVTNARFTRLLLERDLEEGSFDLAVDMEQLRLNGSATLNTVPLRINVEMDFRSGPANQVVLREAITGRPDARRIAELGFDMGALVTGPIALEVRTERRRNGQYTVNLRGDLRDSVLAFPPLGWTKPAGSPGRADASLRLQGDQLTSIEGIRIEALELALRARAVARGGRIERVELQETGFGASRLVGDARAPTAPGGPWAISLRGPVLDLRSVFGPSGHVAGGARDAQVVEGPQPPLALDLRFDQVMLAPGRDVFAAQARGRLDAAGVLREANLRARTSRTAGNFELVMTPRGEARQLRGSAEDGGALLRAFGLIGTIEGGRMQLNAEYAESRPGTPLTGTAELESFTVRNAPALGKLLQAMTLFGLVEAVQGGSGLVFNRAVVPFSLSPSELRLNDARAFSASLGLTARGRVLRERVILDLDGTIVPAYFFNTLLGNLPLVGRLFSPEAGGGVFAATFRAQGPPEDAEITVNPLAIVTPGFLRGMFGLAETGRPGR from the coding sequence ATGAGCGCGGGTCAAGCCCCGCGCCGGCACTGGCCGCTGGCGCTGCGCCTCGGTCTCGGCCTGCTGGCCGCGCTCCCGCTGCTGGCCGGGCTCGCGCTCGGCGTGTTCGCCTGGCGCCTCTCGGCCGACCCGGTGGCGAGCAGCTTCCTCGCCCGGCAGATCGAGGCGGGCGTGAACCTGCCCGGCCACCGGCTGCGGGTTGAGATCGGCCGTGCCACCATCGCCTGGCAGGGCTGGCACGGCGAAGGCGCGCCGATCGACATCCGCCTCTCCGACGTGATCCTGCGCGATGCCGCGGGGCGCGAGCGGGGGCACCTGCCGGAGGCGAGCGTCACGCTCGCCCTCGGGCCATTGCTGCGGGGCGTGCTGGCCCCCTCCAGCATCGAGATGCATGGGCCGAGCCTCACCATCCGCCGCGACACCGAGGGTGGGATCGCGCTGGACAGCGGCCCGGACGCTGCGCCGGCGGTTCCGGAAGCCGAGCCGCATGCCAGCCAGGAAGGCTTCGCCGAGATCCTGAACGACCTGATGCGCCCGCCGGAGGACCGGTTGCGGCACACCTCCTTCCGCCGCATCCGCGTGACCGGCGGGTCGGTCACGGTGCGGGACGAGCTGCTGGGCCTCGACTGGGCCTTGCGGGACCCGATCATGGACCTCCGCCGCCTGCCGGCCGGGGGCATCGATGCGGATGGCGAGGCGACCCTGCAGGTCAATGGCGTCGACATTCCGGTCCATGTCACGGCGAGCGTCGTGGGCGCGCCTCTGCGCTTCTCGGTCGGCTTCGACCTTCCGGTGCTGCGCCCCTCCGAGGTCGCCTCGCTGCTGCCCCCGCTCGGGCCGCTCGCCATCCTGAACGCCCCGGTTGCGATCCGCGCTTCGGCGGATTTCGACGCGGCCGGGCGTAACACCGGCTTCGGCCTGGCGCTGGCGGCGGAGGAGGGAGGGGATCTGCAGCTCACCCCGGGCTCGCGGCTGCCCTTCCAGCGGCTGACGGCGCGCATGGCCGGAACGGATACGCGCATGGCGCTAGAGGAAGCGCGGCTTGAACTCCCTGGTGGGCGGGGCGCGACGCTGGAGGCCGACGGCGATCTGCGCCGCACGGAAGGCGGCTGGGTCGGCGAATTGCGTGCCTCGCTGGACCGGCTCGACATCGCGGAGCTTCCCGCGCTCTGGCCGGCCGAACTGGCGCCTGAGGCGCGCGAGGCGCTGAGCGTCGCCATCCCGCGCGGCCTGCTGCGCGAGACGAGCCTGCGCATCGGCCTCGCCGCGGGCACCGAGCTGAGCGGCTGGCGCGCGACCGAGGGCCGCATCGCGGGCGGGGCGAGCGACCTGCGCCTCGTGCTGCCGGCCGGTGGCACGGTCGCGATCGAGAGTGCCAGCTTCCACGCCATGGCCTCGGCCGAGGCCATGGCGATCGAGACCCTGACGCTGCGCCTCCCCGCGCCCGGTGGAACCAGCACGGTGGAGGCCTCGGGGCAGGCACGTCTGGAAGCGGGGCGCTGGCGTGGCGGGCTCGACCTGGCGCTCGACCGCATCTCCCTGGCCGACCTGCCGCAGCTCTGGCCGCAGGGTGTGGCCGAGGGCGCGCGCGACTGGATCACCAGCAATATCACGGCCGGCGAGGCGAGCGGCGGCCGCTGGCGGATCGAGGCCGAGAGCGCGCCGGGCTTCGTGGATGCGGCACTGACCGGCCTGAGCGGCACGGCCGAGCTGCGGCAGACGACGGTCTATTGGCTCCGCCCCATGCCGCCCGTGCGCGGCCTGCAGGGCCGCGCGCAATTCGGCCTCACCGAGATCACCGTGCAGGCCGCGGGCGGGCGGCTGGACAATGCCGCGGGCCAGCCGGGTGGCATCGAGCTCAAGGCCTCCACGCTCCGCTTCCTGCTGCCACGGGGCGGCACGGCCAGCACGGAGATGGCGATCCAGCTCGCGGGGCCGGTCACTGAGACGGTGGCTGTGCTGCGCCACCCGCGGCTGCGCCTCTTCGAGCGCCGGCCCTTCCCGGTGCAGGCGGCCGGCGGCAGCCTGGAGGGGCGGCTCAACATCGCCTTCCCCATGGTCGCCCACCTGACGATGGACATGGTCCGGCTCGGGGCGGAGGCGAAGGTCACCAATGCGCGCTTCACGCGCCTGCTGCTGGAGCGTGACCTGGAGGAGGGCAGCTTCGACCTCGCCGTGGACATGGAGCAGCTGCGGCTGAACGGCAGCGCCACGCTGAACACCGTGCCGCTGCGCATCAATGTGGAGATGGATTTCCGCTCTGGGCCGGCCAACCAGGTGGTGCTGCGCGAGGCGATCACGGGCCGCCCCGATGCGCGCCGGATCGCGGAACTCGGCTTCGACATGGGGGCGCTCGTCACCGGCCCCATCGCGCTCGAGGTGCGGACGGAGCGGCGGCGCAACGGGCAGTACACGGTGAACCTGCGCGGCGACCTGCGTGATTCGGTGCTGGCCTTCCCGCCGCTCGGCTGGACCAAGCCCGCCGGCAGCCCCGGCCGGGCCGACGCCTCGCTGCGCCTTCAGGGGGACCAACTGACCAGTATCGAGGGCATCCGGATCGAGGCGCTGGAACTGGCCTTGCGGGCGCGGGCCGTGGCACGCGGCGGGCGGATCGAGCGCGTGGAGCTGCAGGAGACCGGCTTCGGTGCGAGCCGCCTGGTCGGCGATGCGCGCGCGCCCACCGCGCCGGGCGGCCCCTGGGCCATCTCGCTGCGCGGGCCTGTGCTGGACCTGCGCTCTGTCTTCGGCCCCTCCGGCCATGTCGCGGGCGGCGCGCGCGACGCGCAGGTGGTCGAAGGCCCGCAGCCACCCCTCGCACTCGACCTGCGCTTCGACCAGGTGATGCTGGCGCCCGGCCGCGATGTCTTTGCGGCCCAGGCGCGCGGGCGGCTCGATGCGGCGGGCGTGCTGCGCGAGGCGAATCTGCGGGCCCGAACCTCCCGCACCGCCGGGAATTTCGAGCTGGTGATGACCCCGCGCGGCGAGGCGCGGCAATTGCGCGGCTCGGCCGAGGATGGCGGTGCCTTGCTGCGGGCCTTCGGCCTGATCGGCACCATCGAGGGGGGGCGGATGCAGCTCAATGCGGAATACGCGGAATCGCGCCCCGGCACGCCGCTCACCGGCACGGCGGAGCTTGAGAGCTTCACCGTCCGCAACGCGCCGGCGCTGGGCAAGCTGCTCCAGGCCATGACCTTGTTCGGATTGGTGGAGGCGGTGCAGGGGGGCTCGGGCCTGGTCTTCAACCGGGCGGTGGTGCCGTTCAGCCTCTCGCCCAGCGAGTTGCGGCTGAATGATGCGCGCGCCTTCTCCGCCTCGCTCGGGCTCACGGCGCGCGGCCGGGTGCTGCGGGAGCGCGTGATCCTCGACCTCGATGGGACCATCGTGCCCGCCTATTTCTTCAACACCTTGCTGGGAAATCTGCCGCTGGTGGGCCGCCTGTTCAGCCCGGAGGCCGGGGGCGGGGTCTTCGCCGCTACCTTCCGCGCCCAGGGCCCGCCCGAGGATGCGGAGATCACAGTGAACCCGCTCGCCATCGTCACGCCGGGCTTTCTGCGCGGGATGTTCGGCCTGGCGGAGACAGGGCGCCCGGGGCGTTAG
- a CDS encoding M81 family metallopeptidase: MKLFMAALLTETNTFSPLPTGREAFLGNGFSRNAGSRASPFWGNIPLIAWRRLAAEAGIAVVESITANAQPGGTTIRSAYEELRGMILEDLRQAGPVDIVLLNLHGAMVAEGYEDCESDLVHRVREMVGPEVVIGVELDLHCHLDETLRENADLVVIYKEYPHVDMAERAEDLFRLALRTARREIRPVMAYHPLHMLNMWHTPVEPMKGLVAGMLAAEAQGEILSLSFAHGFPWGDVPHLGAKMLAIADGDANHAARTAKAWGARIWALRETTRKRFDTPDEAIDAALAAPSGTTVVAETSDNAGGGAPSDCTAMLARMLARGVRDAAIGMFWDPIAVSFLREAGAGALMPLRLGGKCGAMSGDPLDLMVRVHAVTDRHVQSGLSGGTSEMGPAAWIEVPSGGGGLHIIVASARQQVFHPDAFTGLGCTLHDKRLVVVKSSQHFYAAFAPIAREVRYCAAEAGILRDFAAIPYQRFTGRYWPKVETP; the protein is encoded by the coding sequence ATGAAGCTCTTCATGGCGGCGCTGCTGACCGAGACCAACACCTTCTCGCCCTTGCCCACGGGGCGGGAAGCCTTCCTCGGCAATGGGTTCAGCCGCAACGCGGGAAGCCGCGCATCGCCCTTCTGGGGCAACATCCCGCTCATCGCCTGGCGGCGCCTCGCGGCCGAGGCGGGGATCGCGGTGGTGGAGAGCATCACCGCCAATGCCCAGCCGGGCGGCACCACCATCCGCAGCGCCTATGAGGAACTGCGCGGGATGATCCTGGAGGATCTGCGCCAGGCGGGGCCGGTGGACATCGTGCTGCTCAACCTGCACGGCGCCATGGTGGCGGAAGGCTACGAGGATTGCGAAAGCGACCTGGTGCACCGCGTGCGGGAGATGGTGGGGCCCGAGGTGGTGATCGGCGTCGAGCTCGACCTGCATTGCCATCTGGACGAGACGCTGCGCGAAAACGCCGACCTCGTCGTCATCTACAAGGAATACCCGCATGTGGACATGGCGGAGCGGGCGGAGGACCTGTTCCGCCTGGCGCTCCGCACGGCACGGCGGGAGATCCGGCCGGTCATGGCCTATCACCCGCTGCACATGCTGAACATGTGGCACACGCCGGTGGAGCCGATGAAGGGCCTCGTGGCCGGCATGCTGGCGGCCGAGGCGCAGGGCGAGATCCTCTCCCTCTCCTTCGCGCATGGCTTCCCCTGGGGCGACGTGCCGCATCTGGGCGCGAAGATGCTGGCCATCGCCGATGGCGATGCGAACCATGCGGCCCGCACCGCGAAAGCCTGGGGCGCGCGGATCTGGGCGCTGCGCGAGACGACGCGCAAGCGCTTCGACACGCCGGACGAGGCGATTGACGCGGCACTCGCCGCGCCCTCGGGCACCACCGTCGTGGCCGAGACCTCGGACAATGCGGGCGGCGGCGCCCCCTCCGACTGCACGGCCATGCTGGCGCGCATGCTGGCGCGCGGCGTGCGCGATGCGGCGATCGGGATGTTCTGGGACCCCATCGCCGTCTCCTTCCTGCGCGAGGCGGGCGCCGGTGCGCTGATGCCCCTGCGGCTCGGTGGCAAGTGCGGCGCCATGTCGGGCGACCCGCTGGACCTGATGGTGCGCGTACACGCGGTGACTGACCGGCATGTGCAATCGGGCCTCTCCGGCGGGACGAGCGAGATGGGGCCCGCAGCCTGGATCGAGGTGCCGAGCGGCGGCGGGGGCCTCCACATCATCGTCGCCAGCGCGCGGCAGCAGGTCTTCCACCCCGATGCCTTCACCGGCCTGGGCTGCACGCTGCACGACAAGCGCCTCGTCGTCGTGAAATCCTCGCAGCATTTCTATGCGGCCTTCGCGCCCATCGCGCGGGAGGTGCGCTATTGCGCGGCCGAGGCCGGGATCCTGCGCGACTTCGCGGCCATCCCCTACCAGCGCTTCACCGGGCGCTACTGGCCCAAGGTGGAAACACCATAG
- a CDS encoding VOC family protein, whose translation MAGALMLDHVSITVSELARSAPFYDAVMAALGVPCVWREAGAIGYGARDSGEGYLTVRQCPGVLADRRHWAFRARDRAAVRAFHAAGLAAGGQDDGAPGPRPEYHPHYYAAFLRDPDGNRVEAVCHAP comes from the coding sequence GTGGCGGGTGCGCTGATGCTGGACCATGTCTCCATCACCGTGTCGGAGCTTGCGCGCAGCGCGCCCTTCTATGACGCGGTGATGGCGGCCCTCGGCGTGCCCTGTGTCTGGCGGGAGGCCGGGGCCATCGGGTATGGCGCGCGGGATAGCGGGGAGGGCTATCTGACGGTCCGGCAATGCCCGGGCGTGCTGGCTGATCGCCGGCATTGGGCCTTCCGGGCCCGGGATCGTGCGGCGGTGCGGGCCTTCCACGCGGCGGGCCTCGCCGCGGGCGGACAGGATGACGGCGCGCCCGGGCCGCGGCCCGAATACCACCCGCATTACTATGCGGCCTTTCTGCGCGACCCCGACGGCAACCGGGTGGAAGCGGTCTGCCACGCGCCATGA